TCCGGTTCCACCCGGTAATTTTCATACCGGCCAGACCTCGTCCACATCGGCTTGCTTTCGTTCGTCTCCTCCCAGAACGGATGTCTGGGATAAGTACGAACCATGACCATCCAGCCCTTTTCCGACTTCAGCATGACGTCTGCTGAATAGCCGTAGAAGGTCGAGGAGGCATCGAGCATCCGCTGCGCATAGACGTCCACGCGGTTGGTATAGACCATCGCGAAGTAGTCCTTCATGCGCTTGTCGCCGGTCATCTCCGACAATTTCGCCGCCACGCCTGCGAAGGTATCGAGGTCGTTGCGCGTGTCGTACAAGGGACGAATCCCGCCCTTCCAAATCTGCACCCACGGATTGGACACCGTCACGGTCATTTCCGGATAGGTGAACTCCATCCAGGAGTTACAGGCAAAGGCGATATCGTTGTGGTTGACGTCCGAGGTCATCTCGATATCCTGCGTGATCAGGGTCTCGATGTTCGGATCCACGTTGCGCACCATGTCGTAATGGTGCTTGGCGTTGTTCAAGACGTTCACGTTCACGACCCAACGGAATTTGCTGGGCGTGGGCATGTGCGTCTTGCCCGTGAACACTTTCCGGCCATACTTCGGCGTATTGACGATCAAGGCGGTGTCGCCGTGGTTCCAATAGCCGACCTCTTCGCCGTAGTAGTACGACTTGGTCTTGATTTCCTTCCCGTGCGCGTTCGGATCCGTCGTGATGTTGAACGGATCTTCTCCGGTGTGCACGGCCAGACCCGCGCCGGACCAGGGGGTGGCGGTCCATGTTCCGGCTTTGTAGTTACCGGCCCATGTATGCTGTCCCGTTCCGAACTTACCGACGTTCCCGGTGATGATGAGCACCATCGCGGCTGCACGTCCGGTCGAAGTCATGTGGAAGTAGTGACAGACACCTTCACCGTTGTGGATCGCGGCCGGCTTGATCGTGCCTGAGTCGCGGGCCCACCGGACGATGAGGTCCTTCGGGGTCCGGCAAATCTGATGCGTGGTATCCAGGTCGTAGTCCTGGAAGTGCACCAGATACATCTGCCACACCGGCATCACGTCGATCTCACGACCGTTGAGCAGCTTCACACGGAACGTGCCGTTGAGGGCTGCGTCGATACCGCTGTTCGTATAGTGCCATCCCACCTGCTCACGATGGAGAGGTATCGCCGCCTTTTTATTGAGATCCCAGACCATCATGCCGCCGAGCCGTTCGATCTGCTCCGGCTTCAACGATTGCATGCGGCCCGAGTAGCTCTTCGAGAAGTCGGGGAAGGCATAGTCCTTCACCACATCCCGCGGATCCAGATACTGCAACGTATCCGTGCGAATAAGGATCGGAGCATCGGTAAAGGACTTCAGGAAGTCCATGTCGTGCATGTTTTCATCGACGATGATCTTCATCGCCCCGATGAACAAAGCACCGTCTGACTCCGGACGCAGCGGCATCCAGTAGTCGGCACGATAGGCGGTCGGATTGTATTCGGGCGTGATGACGACCACACGGGCGCCGCGCTCGATACATTCCAACTTCCAGTGCGCTTCCGGCATCTTGTTTTCGACGAAGTTCTTACCCCAGCTGGTGTTCAGCTTGGAGAAGCGCATGTCGGACAGGTCGATGTCGGACCCCTGCGCCCCGGACCACCAGGGCTGGGCGGGGTTCTGGTCGCCGTGCCAGGTGTAGTTCGACCAATACCGGCCGCCCTGCGCCTGTTCCGGGCTCACCTTCCGAATCCAGGTGTCCAACAACGCGTTGATACCACCGTTCATGCGGGTGTTGCCCATCTTACCGAGAATACCGAGCACCGGCATACCAGCGCGATGCTTGAAGCACCGGGTCCCTGCGCCCTTCATCATTTCGATCATTTCCGGAGCATAGCCCTGCTCGCGGAGACGACGCGCACCGGCCTCACCGCTATACCGCGTGGCAATGATCACCATCGCCTTGGCCGCATAGGTGAAGGCCGTATCCCAGGACACGCGGAGCATGTCGTCTAGGAAGCGACTGTCAAACTTGTATTTCCGCTTGGTGTCTGGCGTCAGCTCGGGGGAACCGTCGTCCACCCACGCCTTCCAGCCTTTCCGCATCAACGGACCCTTCAAACGATAGGGGCCGTACACGCGGCGATGGAAGGTGAACCCCTTCAAGCACATGCGCGGATTGTGCGCGAACGTGCCGCGGTTGCCGTAGAGGTCTTCATAGGTTTGGTGGTCGTAGTTCTGCTCGACGCGCATCACCACACCGTTCCGGACGAAGGCCCGAATACGGCAGGCATGCGTATCGTTCGGCGAACAACACCACGTAAAGGATGAATCGTACCGGTATTGGTCGTGATAGACACGCTCCCACGACCGATCCGGGTAGTCACCCAGCGGGTTCCCGACTTCGATGACCGGCTGCAGCGCGGTCAACGCCAGGACCTTGTCGGCCACCGCCACCGCGGCAACCGTTCCCGCAGAGACTTTCAAAAACTGTCTGCGTGATAAAAACATGAAGGATTTCCTCCTTGCCAAAATGAATAAGTCGGATGAGCGCTTATAAGCTCGCCGCATGGGCTTTTTGCACCTCCTTTCATGCACCACGCCCGACTAGTCCTTATATGGCATGGTGACCATGCGGCCCTATCGAAGCGCGCAAATTCCATGCCGATTGGCCACTAGCAACCAGTGCCGTCAACGTCTTGAATTTAAAGAACAGCGCTTGAATATCACCTCAACGACGTCGCGAACTGTCGCGATAAATCGCGAAGACGCCGCGAGAATTGAGTGTGCGCGATGCTTGGGATTGCCCGGCGCATAAAAAGAACGGCCGCAGAACCAACCCACAGCACAGACGCCTGGCTCGCAATCTCCCAGTGCCGATGCAGGGAGAGACGGCGGTCATTCGACCCCAGTTCTACGCCAACCTTTCGGGCGCCAGGCACTCTGTCCTTTGGATCGAACATACGGCTGCCAATCGGCCAAGTCGGCAATGATGCAGGACATTCGGTTTGCGCGTATCACGGGATCGTCCATGAATCCGCAGTTGATACACCGATATCCCTGGAGTGATGACCAAGCCTTCTCCTTGTCGAGTTCGGCTACGATTTCGTTGTCAGGGATCAGCAATCCGCCGCATCGAGGACATGCCATGAGAGGCCTCCTTTCCTGCCGTCGATAGCCAGTTCCTTCTGCTGCACCTCGCGATTCATCTCGGCTTGCATCTACGTGTCAGGGCACGAGCTTCAGAAGACTGGGCGGCGCGACCCCGCTGTCAGATTTCTGCACGAAGTCACGCTGTCAGTGATGGGGTCATTGCCACGCGATGCTCCGAACTCGCGCACAGGCAGATGCGATGCGGTTCTGCACACACGAGACATAGTCTTATCGCTATGACCGCAAGCCACGTGCCAGTCTTCCCAAGCATGCGTCCGAGTGAAAACTTTCCGCGACTTTCAAGGGATCGAGCCAAGTTCTGCGTGAACTTGCATCGGAGGATCCACTGCTGATGCAGCTCGAATCGTGACCGCTCACGGTTTTTCGCGAGCGGCCGACGGTGTGACGATCGGAGGATTAATTATGAGGGGAAGACTTGATCAGGCGGAGAGGACACGGAGGGACGGGATAGCCCTAACTTCTTCATTCGACTACGCAGCGTACTAGGATTCACGCCCAATCGGGCAGCGGCACCCAACGGACCATAAATCCGCCAAGCCGCCCATTGGAGAGCATCGAGAATGTGCCGGCGTTCTGAATCTTGCAACGTCACCGGCCGTTCAGGAACGACCGTCTGCTTGAGGCTGGGAGCCAGCACGCGTTCGTCGATTTCCACGACATGCGTCGTCGCAAGAATGGCCGCACGCTCAACCACATTCTGCAATTCACGAATATTCCCAGGCCAGTCATACCGCGCCAATCGTGGGATCGCCGCCCCATCAAACATAAGGTTGCTGCGGGTCAGCTTGGTCTTGCAAAGTTGAAGAAAATGTTCAGCTAAAAGCGGAATGTCCTCTCTGCGATCGCGCAACGGGGGAATCACAAGAGGAAACACCGTCAGCCGGTAGTATAAATCTGCTCGAAACCGTCCCTCGGAGACGGCTTGCGCAAGATCGACGTTGGTTGCGGCAATCAGGCGGACATCCACCCGGATCGATTGCGTGCTCCCGACCCGATCGACTAATTGATCTTCCAACACCCGCAACAGCTTGGCTTGGACCGACAACGGCATTTCTCCGATTTCATCGAGAAAAAGCGTCCCTTCATGCGCCAGCTCAAACCGGCCGTGATGCCGCTGCACGGCACCGGTAAAAGCGCCCCGTTCATGTCCGAATAATTCACTTTCGACCAGACCGCTCGGCAGCGTCGCGCAATTGAGTCGCACAAACGGTTTCTTCCGCCGCAAACTGCCCTCGTGAATAGCGTGTGCGACCAACTCTTTTCCTGTGCCGGTCTCGCCCATGATCAGCACCGTCGAAGGAGTCGCGGCGACGGCCTCAATCTGGGTCAGTACCGTACGAAACTCGTCGCTTTTGCCGACCAGGAGTCCGAAATTGCATTTCTGCTTAATTTCTTCGGTGAGATAGGCGTTCTGCTTGGTCAGTTGCAGGCTCAACCGTGTCAGCTGCTCGTAGGCTTGAACATTCTCAATCGCGAGACCGACCTGAATCGCGATCTGGCGTAAAAACTCCAAAGTCACGGCATCCGGCTGGCCCGATGCGATACTCCCGATGTTGAGAGTGCCCAGACACCCTCCGCGCACAAGCAGCGGAAGATTCACCATCCGTCCAAGCCCCTCCTTGGCGTAGAACTGATCCTCTAAGAAGACTTGTTCCTGCTGGAGATTCGGTCGAACATGAACCTCACGGTTGTCATAGACCCATCCCACCGCACTGCCGCTTCGTGGAATAACGATGTCCTGTTTGAGAAACCGTTTCGGCAAACTGGTCTCCAGTGCATGGAACCGAAAGCCGTCATCCTCCGAGGCGTATAACATGATCCCGGCTCGTTCCCACGCCACAACCTCTTTGATATGCTGCGTGCATACTTGCCAGAGACTATCCAGTTTGCGCTGGGAGTTCAGCACGTTCGTGACTTCCAGCAATGCGTGATACCGGCGATCAACGGGAATCATAGCTGCCGACTCTTGCATGAGAACTCCGTCATGACAGAGAATTGTAAGAACAACCCATTGGGTTATCGTACAGTGAATCAGAGAACACTATAGTAACACGATATTTATCCGCAACCTTCGCCGGCAATTTCTGCACTCCTACGTGACCCTCACCTGCTCCAGAATGCGTAACAGACACCCCTATTAGAGGAACACCCTCTTAATAAGAGCGGTGGCTTCGGTTGTTCATCATGTG
Above is a genomic segment from Nitrospira lenta containing:
- a CDS encoding molybdopterin-dependent oxidoreductase → MFLSRRQFLKVSAGTVAAVAVADKVLALTALQPVIEVGNPLGDYPDRSWERVYHDQYRYDSSFTWCCSPNDTHACRIRAFVRNGVVMRVEQNYDHQTYEDLYGNRGTFAHNPRMCLKGFTFHRRVYGPYRLKGPLMRKGWKAWVDDGSPELTPDTKRKYKFDSRFLDDMLRVSWDTAFTYAAKAMVIIATRYSGEAGARRLREQGYAPEMIEMMKGAGTRCFKHRAGMPVLGILGKMGNTRMNGGINALLDTWIRKVSPEQAQGGRYWSNYTWHGDQNPAQPWWSGAQGSDIDLSDMRFSKLNTSWGKNFVENKMPEAHWKLECIERGARVVVITPEYNPTAYRADYWMPLRPESDGALFIGAMKIIVDENMHDMDFLKSFTDAPILIRTDTLQYLDPRDVVKDYAFPDFSKSYSGRMQSLKPEQIERLGGMMVWDLNKKAAIPLHREQVGWHYTNSGIDAALNGTFRVKLLNGREIDVMPVWQMYLVHFQDYDLDTTHQICRTPKDLIVRWARDSGTIKPAAIHNGEGVCHYFHMTSTGRAAAMVLIITGNVGKFGTGQHTWAGNYKAGTWTATPWSGAGLAVHTGEDPFNITTDPNAHGKEIKTKSYYYGEEVGYWNHGDTALIVNTPKYGRKVFTGKTHMPTPSKFRWVVNVNVLNNAKHHYDMVRNVDPNIETLITQDIEMTSDVNHNDIAFACNSWMEFTYPEMTVTVSNPWVQIWKGGIRPLYDTRNDLDTFAGVAAKLSEMTGDKRMKDYFAMVYTNRVDVYAQRMLDASSTFYGYSADVMLKSEKGWMVMVRTYPRHPFWEETNESKPMWTRSGRYENYRVEPEAIEYGENFISHREGPEATAYLPNAIFTTNPYVRPDDYGIPITAQHHDDKTVRNIKLSWDEIKRHSNPLWEKGYQFYCVTPKTRHRVHSQWSVNDWVQIYESNFGDPYRMDKRTPGVGEHQLHINPQAAKDRGINDGDYVYVDGNPVDRPYRGWKPSDPYYKVARLMIRAKYNPSYPYHVTMAKHAPYVSTPKSVKGHETRPDGRAIAVDTGYQSNFRYGAQQSFTRNWLMPMHQTDSLPGKHAIAWKFKWGYQVDHHAINTVPKECLIRITKAEDGGIGARGPWEPVRTGFTPGQENEFMIKWLKGEHIKIKV
- a CDS encoding sigma-54-dependent Fis family transcriptional regulator, with protein sequence MQESAAMIPVDRRYHALLEVTNVLNSQRKLDSLWQVCTQHIKEVVAWERAGIMLYASEDDGFRFHALETSLPKRFLKQDIVIPRSGSAVGWVYDNREVHVRPNLQQEQVFLEDQFYAKEGLGRMVNLPLLVRGGCLGTLNIGSIASGQPDAVTLEFLRQIAIQVGLAIENVQAYEQLTRLSLQLTKQNAYLTEEIKQKCNFGLLVGKSDEFRTVLTQIEAVAATPSTVLIMGETGTGKELVAHAIHEGSLRRKKPFVRLNCATLPSGLVESELFGHERGAFTGAVQRHHGRFELAHEGTLFLDEIGEMPLSVQAKLLRVLEDQLVDRVGSTQSIRVDVRLIAATNVDLAQAVSEGRFRADLYYRLTVFPLVIPPLRDRREDIPLLAEHFLQLCKTKLTRSNLMFDGAAIPRLARYDWPGNIRELQNVVERAAILATTHVVEIDERVLAPSLKQTVVPERPVTLQDSERRHILDALQWAAWRIYGPLGAAARLGVNPSTLRSRMKKLGLSRPSVSSPPDQVFPS